Below is a window of Enterococcus gilvus ATCC BAA-350 DNA.
GAATTGACACTGATTGGTGAACCGCCAAGAATTTTGCAGCATTTGATCGAAATTCGCGGGATTGGAATTATCGATGTCATGAATTTATTCGGTGCCAGTGCAGTTCGCGGATCGATGCCAGTGCAGTTAGTGGTTTATTTAGAAAGCTGGTCTAAGGATAAAAAATATGATCGTTTAGGCAGCGGCAATACTGAAGTGGAAATTGCGGAAGTGAAAATTCCTCAAGTGAAGATTCCAGTGAAGACCGGACGCAATGTTGCGATCATTATTGAAGTAGCAGCAATGAATTTCCGGGCACGTACAATGGGCTATGATGCGACGAAGACCTTTGAAGATCGTCTAACCCAACTAATCGAAGAAAATTCGGGGCAATAAAATGCTTGCTCAAGTAAATCGTGTTGCCTTTGATTTGTTTGGTCTTCAAATTTATTGGTATGCGATTATCATTGTTTCAGGAATCGCGATTGCTTTGTGGTTGTCTACTCGTGAGGCGCTGAGAGTGGGCTTAAAAGAAGATGATATGTCAAACTTCCTTCTTTTGGCACTGCCGATTGCGATCATTGGTGCACGGTTGTATTATGTGTTGTTTGATCTGCCGATGTATCTTGCGGACCCGATCCAAATTTTTAATACACGCAGTGGCGGACTTGCCATCTATGGCGGCTTGATTGCGGCTGTGATTGTATTGATTGTGTATACCCGGCATCATTTCATTGATCCATGGCTGTTTTTGGATGTTGTGGCTCCGAGTGTCATGCTGGCACAGGCGATGGGCCGTTGGGGGAATTTTACAAATCATGAAGCCTATGGCGGTGAAACGACGCGTCAATTTTTAGAGAGTCTGCATTTGCCACAATTTATTATAAATAATATGTATATCGACGGGGCTTTTCGCCAACCAACCTTTTTCTACGAATCGATGTGGAGTCTGTTAGGCTTCCTCATCCTTTTGTTTATTCGAAAAAATGTGCGCATCAAACGTGGCGAGATCTTTTTGGGCTATGTCACGTGGTACAGTTTTGGACGCTTTTTCATCGAAGGGATGCGAACAGATAGCTTGTACTTGTTCGGCGGGATTCGGGTATCTCAACTATTATCCTTGATCCTTTTTGTCGGAGGCCTAGCATTGTTCTATTACCGCCGCAAAATACGCAAAGATGTGAAGCTATATGCGCGTGATCAAGGAACTAATCAAGCTTTAATATAAGAGAGCTCCTTTTACTGACTGTGCTATGATTATGTCAGAGGATCGACACCAATTATGGGATCTTAGGAAAACGCACCAAGCCTATTGTTTGTTTCAATGAGCATAAAGATAGAGTGTAGAGAATAAAAATCAACTATAGTATCTATGGAAACAAGGATGTTATTACGAACTAGGAGGAAATCTCTGTGAAGCAAAAAGTTGCAGTTTTAGGACCGGGCTCTTGGGGAACCGCGCTAGCACAAGTGTTAGCTGAAAATGGCCACGAGGTAAAAATCTGGGGGAACCACGAAGCTCAAATTGACGAAATCAATACGTACCATACCAACCGTCATTATTTGCCGGATCTAAAAATTCCAGAAAGTATCAAAGGTGAAAAAAGTCTGAAGGAAGCCGTGAAGGATGCGGACGCGGTATTATTCGTGGTCCCTACAAAAGCGATTCGTTCGGTTGCACAGGAATTTGCTAAAGTATCTGAAAATAAACCAGTGATCGTCCATGCAAGTAAAGGATTGGAACAAGATACTCACAAGCGGATCTCAGAAGTGTTGACAGAAGAGATTCCAGAAGCGCATCATCAAGGTGTCGTTGTTTTATCTGGGCCAAGCCATGCGGAGGAAGTCGCAGTTCATGATATTACGACGATTACTGCGGCAAGCGAAGAGGAACAGCTTGCTTCTTATGTACAAAAACTGTTTATGAACGACTATTTAAGGATTTATACAAATCCAGATGTGATCGGTGTAGAAACAGGAGCAGCATTAAAAAATATCATCGCCTTAGGTGCAGGGGCTTTAGCGGGTCTTTCTTATGGGGACGACGCAAAAGCAGCAATCATGACCCGCGGATTAGCAGAAATCAGTCGTTTGGGTGTGGCGATGGGCGCGAACCCGCTAACATTCATTGGTCTGAGTGGTGTAGGGGACTTGATCGTAACCTGTACATCTGTGCATTCACGTAATTGGCGTGCCGGAAACCTCTTGGGCAAAGGGAAAAAATTAGATGAAGTATTAGACAACATGGGCATGATCGTCGAAGGCGTATCTACAACAAAAGCGGCGAAAGAATTGGCTGACAGCATGAACGTCAGCATGCCGATCACTGAAATGATCTATGATGTTTTATACAATGATAAAGACGTCCGTCAAGCTTGTCGTGATCTGATGACGAGAGAGGGCACGTTTGAAAATGAATTTACTTTATAAGAGAAAGAGTGGGAAAAAATATATGCGTGTAAAAAAAGCAGTCATTCCAGCAGCAGGTTTAGGAACAAGATTTTTACCAGCTACAAAAGCGATGGCAAAAGAAATGTTGCCTATCGTCGACAAGCCAACGATTCAATTTATCGTTGAGGAAGCATTGAAATCAGGTATCGAAGACATCTTGATCGTTACCGGAAAAGCCAAGCGGCCAATCGAAGATCATTTTGATTCAAATATTGAATTAGAAATGAATCTGCAAGAAAAAGGAAAAACGGATCTGTTGAAATTAGTGGAAGAAACAACAGATGTGAATCTGCACTTTATTCGCCAATCCCATCCTAAAGGATTAGGTCATGCAGTGTTACAAGCGCGTGCATTCGTTGGCAACGAACCGTTTGTAGTGATGCTAGGCGATGACTTGATGGAAGACACCGTCCCTTTGACAAAACAATTGATGAACGATTATGAACAAACACACGCGTCTACGATCGCTGTTATGCGCGTTCCTAAAAATGAAACGTCTAAATATGGGATCATTAACCCAGGGGAGGAAGTTTCTAAAGGCTTGTTCAATGTGAAAAATTTTGTTGAGAAGCCTAAACCAGAAGAAGCACCAAGTAACCTGGCGATCATTGGTCGTTACTTATTGACTCCAGAAATTTTCGATGTATTGGCTACACAAAAACCAGGTGCAGGCAATGAGATCCAATTGACGGACGCGATCGATACATTAAATAAAACGCAAAGAGTGTTTGCACATGAATTCAACGGCAAACGTTTCGATGTTGGAGATAAATTTGGTTTCATGACAACGAGCATCGAATATGGCTTGAAGCATCCAGAAATCAAAGATAAATTGCACGATTACATCATTTCATTAGGAAAAGAATTAAGCGGACAAACAAAAACTAAAAAATAATCAATAAAGCGCAGAGTTAGCTCTGCGCTTTTAATATTGTTAGTTATTTTAAAATATCAAATCATTGGATTTTAGAATGTAAATTATCACTATAACGAATAGAAATTATTTGTTATTTTGTTATATAATATCTTTTGAAAATAACGAATACGAAAAGGAGAATGAATTGAAAACTTCCCGGTTAAATAGAGAAATCGTCATTGATTGTGCGATGGGCCTGGTCTGTGAATCTGGCATTGATGGATTGAGGTTGAATAAGATTGCGGATCGCTTGGAGGTTAAATCCCCCTCTTTGTACACCCATACAGGGAGCGTTACAGAATTACGTCAAGCAGTGGTCGAACGAGCGATGGAGGATTTCCGTGAGCTCTTAGTAGATTCACTGATGGGCAGATCGAATCTATGTGCCTTCGTCGAGCTTGGAAAAACTTGGGCTTGCTATGCGAAGGATCAAAATGCCTTTTATACTGTATTTTACGAAAAAGGATACATAGACTCTTACAAGAAAAGCATTTCTGCTTTTTTAAGAGCCGCATTTAATCGAATCTTTTTTGAATGTGAACTTTCCGATCAGGAGGTCATCCAAGTTGAGCGTGTAATGACTAATTATTTTAGAGGACATGCTGAGGGCTTCGCCGACAACAGTATCAGTGAGAAAGACCTAGTTAGTGATCTAGAGATCATATACAACGGTGTTCTTAAAAACTTTATGAAGGTATCTCAATAGTTTTATTGAGGTGCTTTTTTTATTCCTTTGTGAATAAAGCTCTTTCTCTTTCATTAATTTCTCTGAGAATGGTATAATTTAAGTTATCATAATGAGTGAAAAATGAGAGGGGCGATTAAATGAGTTTAGGTGGCATTGCCGCAATTATTGCCGCATTGGCATTTGTTGTGTTGGTGATATTTTTAGTGCGTGTCTTAAGTCAGGTGTCAAAAACAGTAGAAAAAGTGGAGACGACTGTGACAGAGGCCAATACAACGATTGATGTTCTTACCAAAGATGTAGATGTACTCATGCAGCAAGTGGAAGGCTTATTAGTGAAAGGCAATCATTTGCTGAATGATATTAATGGAAAAGTAGAAACGATCGATCCATTGTTTACAGCGGTGGCAGATTTAAGTCAGAGTGTTTCAGATTTAAATACGAGCAGCCGCAATTTGGCAGGGAAAGTCAGCGGCGTTGGAAAAAACGCAGCGAAAGTCAGTGTTGCAGGAAAAGTGGGCACATCAACAATGAAATTCTTTAGAAATCGCAAAACGACAACGAAAGCGGAGGGATAAGAATGGCAAAAAACGGAAAATTTTTAACAGGTGCATTAATCGGAGGAACAGCTGCTGCAGTGGTGGCGTTACTATTGGCTCCAAAATCTGGAAAAGAACTACGTGATGACTTGACGAAAAAGACAGACGAGTGGTTGGACTTAGCATCTGATTACACCGACGAATTTGTTGCTAAAACCAATGAAATGGGTTCGATCGTAAAAGATCGTGCTTCTGATTTAAGTGATCAAGCAAGCGATCTTGCGTCAAATGTCAAAGGTAAAGTGAGTGAGTCTAAAGAAGACATGGACGACATCACCTCTGACACACTCGAGGATCTGAAACGTCAAAGCACAGACTTATCTGATCGTTTCCGCAAGGCTGCCAGTGAGGCAAAAGATGTTGCTGAGGATGCTTCAGAGGATATTGTCATTACTGTGAAAGAAACGGAAGCAGAGGCAAAGGATACAGTATCTGAAGGCGCCGCAGCTTTGGCTGAAAAGAGCAAAGAGCTGAATGAAGAAACACCTGATTTTTCTGAAGTAAAAGAAGAATTAAAAGAAGAAGTCGAAAAAAACAATCCTGAATAACAAAAACAGGTCATAGAAGTACCTATAAAAAAATGGACCCCAAAAGAAAGAGTAGCCTCTAACTTTTGGGGTCCGTTTTGTTTTTATAAAACGATTAATTCTTTTGATGTTTTAGTGAATGGAACACAGCCATCTTTTGTCACGTAGACACAATCTTCGATACGGACACCTACATCATTTGGCAGGTAAATACCTGGTTCAATGGAGAAGCACATGCCTTCTTTAACAACTAAATCATTTCCACCAACGATCTGTGGGAACTCATGAATCGTTGTACCGATTCCGTGTCCTAAGCGATGATTGAAATAATCACCATAGCCGTGCGCTTCGATCACGTCACGAGCAATTTTGTCTAGATCGCCGCAAGTAATACCAGGTTTTACAGCTTCCTGCGCTTTTAATTGCGCTTCTAGCACGATATCATAAATATCTTTTTGGTGATCGGTCGGTTTCCCGCAGGCTACGGTTCGTGTAGCATCGCTGCAATAGCCGTTGACGATCGTACCTAGATCGAATAAGACCAATTCATTTTCCTTGCAGGTGTTTTTTCCTGGAGTTCCGTGGGGACTCGCTGCATTTGGCCCTGCCAGTACTTCCGTCGGGAAGGACATTTCTTTAATGCCTTTTTTCTTCAGCTCGTACTCGATCTCAGCCACGATCTCTTCTTCTGTGATACCAGGCCGCACGTGTCTAAAGCCAATTTCAAATGCTAGATCAGCCGTTGATCCTGCTTCAATCAAGCGTTGGCATTCTTCTTCGGTTTTATATAATTGCAATTCTTGGACTAACGGAGTCATATCCGCTGAAAAATCAGCAGCAGGAAAGGCATCGCTTAATCGTTGGTAGCGATCTAAAACCAATTGATTTTTTTCTAAAGCTATTTTCTTAGGAGATCCGTAACGTTTTTTGATTTCTTCAACAATCAAAGAAAAAGGATCTTGGCTATCCAAATAACCGACAACGTCATACTCAAAACTACTTGCTTTGGCATCTTCGACTTCTAAGCCGGGAGCAAAAAGAAAAGGGTCCTTTTCGATTGGGATGAACAACGCCAGCACACGTTCCATTGGGTTGCTTTCAAAGCCAGAGAAGTATCCGATATGGCTTGCATCAGAAACATAGGCTAAATCCACACCATTTTTTTCCATCCATTTTCGCAGTTCTAAAACTTTTTCTTGGTTCATTCATACATCCTTCTTTCCTTTAACGTTATATTGATTGTAACACTAATAAAATTTATTGAAAAATGATTCTGTTGAAACGCTTACAACGAATTGAGGAAAAATGTGTAAAACGGTTGCAATCGGTGAAACAACGTGCTATTATCTTTTAGAAATGTAAATGATATTTTCTGAAAACATTATTAAAGGAGCATATCCATGGAAAAGCAAACAATTACGATTTATGATGTTGCCCGTGAAGCCAACGTTTCAATGGCGACCGTCTCACGTGTGGTCAACGGCAACCCAAACGTGAAACCAACAACACGTAAAAAAGTGTTAGAAGTTATCGAACGTCTAGATTATCGTCCAAATGCAGTTGCACGAGGACTAGCAAGTAAAAAAACAACGACTGTTGGTGTAATCATTCCTGATGTCAGCAATATGTTTTTTGCCTCATTGGCCCGCGGGATCGACGACATCGCGACAATGTACAAATATAATATTATTTTAGCCAACTCTGACGGCGAAGCACAAAAAGAAGTCAACGTATTGAACAACCTCTTGGCTAAACAAGTGGACGGCGTGATCTTTATGGGTCATCGTATCACTGACGAAATCCGTGCGGAATTTTCTCGTTCAAAAACACCGATTGTTTTAGCTGGTTCTATTGATCCAGATGAACAAGTTGGCAGTGTAAACATCGATTATAGAGCAGCAACAAAAGAATCGATCGACTTGTTAGCAAAACACGGCAACAAAAAAATTGCTTTCATCAGCGGCGCCTTGATCGATGCGATCAATGGACAAGCGCGTATGGGCGGTTATAAAGAATCATTGACTGAAAATGGTTTGGACTACAATGAAGGCTTGATTTTTGAAGCAAAATATAACTTTAAAGAAGGCTTGGCATTGACTGACCGTATCTTGAATAGCGGAGCGACAGCAGCCTACATTACCGATGACGAATTGGCGATTGGCCTGTTAGACGGTTTGATCGATAAAGGGGTGAAAGTGCCTGAAGACTTCGAGATCATCACAAGCAATGATTCATTGCTTACAGAAGTTTCTCGTCCACGTCTAAGCAGCGTGACACAACCCTTGTATGATATCGGTGCGGTAGCAATGCGTCTATTAACAAAAATGATGAACAAAGAAGAAATCGAACAAAAAACGATCGAATTGCCACACGGCATTTTCGAAAAAGGTTCAACAAAAGAATGATTTTAAAAAGGGCTGCACCTGTTAGGGTGCGGCCCTTTTTTTATTTAGATGGGTTTAAATAGAAAACCTTACATGGTCGATGGGTGTCGGCGTGCAAAATCAAAAAAGCGAAATTTGTCGACTTGATGGCGACTCTCGGTATATTGAAATTGACGAGCGTCACTAGTGAAAACCCGACTTTTTACGGAAACGATATTGATGTCATGTTGATTCAAATCAAGCAGCTCGCGGTCCTCTCCAGTCAAAGCATCAATCGTGATTTCTTTTTCTGCAAAGGAGATATTGAGACCTAATTGATTCTCGAAATAACGATAGATCGAATCCTTCGCGATCTCAGTATCCAGTTCAGGAACGATCGTTGTTAGCAGGATATCCTTATCGAGGATCACTTTTTTTTGATCAATGGCTCGGGTGCGGATCAGCTCCCAGCAGATAGATCCTACTTCAAACCCGGTTATGCGAGCAATTTTTTGGTCGATCTCAATTTTTTTTAGACTGACAACCTCAGTGTTGCTTTCATAGCCGTAAGAGTTTTGTAATTCTTTGTAGCTAGTCAAACCGGATACAGGGAAACGTAATTGCTCTCGCTTTAAGACAAGGGAGCCCTTGCCTTGAATTTTTTGAATGTAGCCATTCGCCATTAAAAGCGACAACGCTTTGCGAATCGTATCCCGAGAAACATGGTAGGTCTGACGTAGTTTGTTTTCACTGGGTAAGTAAGAACCCGCTTCATATACTTCCTTTAAAATTCCCCGTTCGATCGCTTGGTAGATCACTTCATAATTTTTCATGTATATCCTCCTCTCGAAACGCACATACCTTCTCAGTTAGACACACGATGCGTGTTTAGTGAGAATAATGCCAAATTTCAAACTTGTCCGTATAGGCATAATCATTATACAAAGAATAAAAACGAAAGTAAAACGCTTTCGGATCACCACTAAATATTAAAATGAGAAAATTCTTATTTTTACTAAAACTTGTCGGGTGATTGCCCAACCTGTCCGTAACCATCGTACCAATAGTTGGTAAATAAAATTTGTTATTTGAGTTTATTATTAAGATTCTCTAATAAATAGTTTTTGACATAAAATGTAAGCGATTTACAAAAATGTTGAAACCTTATATAGTAAAGATAGCAATCGAACTTATCCATACAAGTTAAATTATTCGGAGGGAAAAAACATGGGGAAATATGAAAAGGATACGAAGGAGCTTCTCGAGGCAATTGGCGGCAAGAAAAATATTTCTGCTGTGACACATTGTGCCACACGGATGCGTTTTGTATTAAACGATCCAAAAAAAGCAGATGAAGCACGTATCGAAGACATTCCTAGCGTAAAAGGAATGTTCACCAATGCAGGCCAGTTCCAAGTCATTATTGGAAACGATGTCGCCGTTTTTTACAATGAATTTGTCAAAGCATCTGGAATTGAAGGCGTTTCAAAAGAAGCCGCAAAATCCGCGGCGAAGCAAAATCAAAACCCCGTCCAACGGGCCATTACTGTTTTAGCAGAAATTTTTACCCCTTTATTACCAGCAATTATTGTCGGCGGTTTGATTTTAGGATTTCGAAATATTTTGGAAGCTGTTCCGATGGGGTGGCTCAATGGACAAACAATCGCTGAAGCTTCTACTTTTTGGAACGGCGTCAACGGCTTCTTATGGTTACCAGGTGAAGCGATCTTCCACTTCTTACCAGTTGGTATTACCTGGAGTATCGCTCGCAAGATGGGCGCGACGGAGATTCTTGGAATTGTCCTAGGGATCACGTTAGTCTCCCCGCAATTGTTGAATGCCTATGCAGTAAATGGAACAACTGCTGCTGAGATTGCAAAGAATTGGACTTGGGATTTTGGTTTCTTTACCGTTGATAAAATCGGGTACCAAGCGCAAGTTATTCCGGCGATGCTGGCAGGATTCCTGCTTGTTTATCTAGAACGGTTCTTCCGTAAGCATATTCCAGAAGCGGTTTCTATGATTTTTGTGCCATTCTTCTCATTGATTCCAACGATCCTGGCTGCACATATTATTTTAGGACCAATTGGCTGGAAAATCGGAACAGGGATATCTGCGGTAGTTAATGCAGGATTAACATCAAGCTTCAGCTGGTTATTCGGCGGAATATTCGGAGCGCTCTATTCGCCTCTGGTTATCACCGGCCTGCACCATACGACCTTAGCGATCGACTCGCAATTGATCGCGGACTTTGGTTCAACGAATTTATGGCCCATGATCTGTTTATCAAATATTGCTCAAGGGGCTTCGGTTTTAGCAATCGTATTTGCTCACCGCGGCAATAAGAAGGAAGAACAAGTATCCATTCCATCCGTGATCTCTGCCTGGTTAGGGGTAACGGAACCAGCCATGTTCGGGATCAACCTGAAATACACCTATCCATTCATCGCAGCGATGATCGGCAGCGGTATCGCAGGACTGTTCGTTACATTATTCAAAGTACGGGCATTATCAATCGGTGTCGGTGGACTGCCGGGAATTTTAGCCATTCGTCCGCAAGACTATTTGATCTTCGGGATCGGGATGCTGATTGCGATCGCCGTACCGTTCATTTTGACTTTGACTTTCCGACGCATCGGTTTGTTCAATAAAATTGATCGTATCGAAGAGGAAAATGTTCCTACATTAGGGAGTGAGGCGCCTAAAAAAACTGGCGCTGTAGTTGAATTATTTGCGCCGATCGCGGGTATGCTGCATCCTTTGAGCAGTGCGAAAGATCCTGTTTTTGCGGAAGGGATGATGGGACAAGGCGTGGTCATCGATCCTAGCGAAGGGAAATTGTATGCGCCCTTCGACGGACAAATCAGTCTGCTTTTTCCAACGAAGCACGCAATTGGCTTAGTGAGTGATGAGGGAACAGAAGTATTGATCCATATTGGGATCGACACCGTTCAGTTAGACGGCCAATATTTTACAAGCCATGTCAGTCAAGGCGACAGTGTGAAGCAAGGCCAGCTCTTGATGGAATTTGATATGGATGCTATCAAAGCGGCAGGCTATGAAGTACAGACGCCGATTATTGTGACCAATTCAACGGATTATCAAGTAGATCCGCTGTTAGAAGAAGCAAAAGTCACAAATGATGAAAAAATCTTGATCGCAACACAATTGTAGAAATCGGAGGATGAGATGAGTTTTAAAGAAAAAGTAATCTATCAAATTTACCCTAAATCGTTCTTAGATACGAATCATGATGGCGTGGGGGATCTACTAGGAATCAAGCAAAAAATTCCTTATTTAAAACGCTTGGGAGTGGATATGATTTGGATAAGTCCAATCTACCCAAGCCCGCAAAATGATAATGGCTATGATGTGGCAAATTATACAGCGATCAATCCAATGTTCGGAACCATGTCTGATTTTGAGAATTTGATGAAGACAGCAAAGGAACATGGGATTGAAGTCATGCTGGATATGGTTTTCAATCATGTCTCAACAGACCATGAATGGTTCCAAAAAGCGTTAGCAGGTGAAAAAAAATACCAAGATTACTTTATTTTACGAGAAGAACCAACCGACTGGGTCTCAAAATTTGGAGGAAATGCCTGGGCGCCTTTTGGAGAAACAGGGAAATATTACTTGCATCTTTTTGATAAGACACAGGCGGACTTGAATTGGCGCAATCCCGAAGTGAGAGAAGAACTGTATGAGGTCCTGCGTTTTTGGATGGACAAGGGAGTCAAGGGCTTCCGCTTTGATGTTATCAATTTGATCGGTAAAGATGAGGTGTTGAAAGACTGTTCCGAAAATGATGGAAAACCCGCCTATACGGATCGGCCGATCAACCACGATTACATTCATGGAATGAATCAAGAGACGTTTGGCAATGACGACGAAATAATCACAGTAGGTGAAATGAGTTTTACAACGGTCGGGGAATGTATTTTATACACGAAGCCCGAACGGAAAGAATTAAACATGACCTTCAATTTCCATCATTTGAAGGTGGACTATCAAGATGGAAAAAAATGGACACAAATGCCTTTTGATTTTGCGAAGCTGAAAGAATTGTTTCATACTTGGGGAACGCAAATGAGTGAGGAGAATGGATGGAATGCTCTTTTTTGGAATAATCACGATCAGCCGCGCGCACTAAATCGATTTATTGATGTGGATAACTACCGCGTAGCCGGAGCGAAAATGCTGGCGGGTGCGATTCATCTGAACCGAGGCACACCTTACATTTATATGGGAGAAGAGATCGGGATGCTGGACCCGGACTTC
It encodes the following:
- the treC gene encoding alpha,alpha-phosphotrehalase yields the protein MSFKEKVIYQIYPKSFLDTNHDGVGDLLGIKQKIPYLKRLGVDMIWISPIYPSPQNDNGYDVANYTAINPMFGTMSDFENLMKTAKEHGIEVMLDMVFNHVSTDHEWFQKALAGEKKYQDYFILREEPTDWVSKFGGNAWAPFGETGKYYLHLFDKTQADLNWRNPEVREELYEVLRFWMDKGVKGFRFDVINLIGKDEVLKDCSENDGKPAYTDRPINHDYIHGMNQETFGNDDEIITVGEMSFTTVGECILYTKPERKELNMTFNFHHLKVDYQDGKKWTQMPFDFAKLKELFHTWGTQMSEENGWNALFWNNHDQPRALNRFIDVDNYRVAGAKMLAGAIHLNRGTPYIYMGEEIGMLDPDFDTMEQYVDIESLNAYQELLVEGKTKQEAFEIVKRKSRDNSRTPIQWDSGEYSGFSKGTPWIGLGKSANEINVAKELQEGSIFSYYQQLIKLRKEYPVIAEGSYEAFLPDHPQLYGYIRRLDGHSLLVLNNFFPQETTIEVPEEFAAGQVLIDNYSTEVVGKELTLKPYQSLAIYR